The proteins below are encoded in one region of Oncorhynchus masou masou isolate Uvic2021 chromosome 15, UVic_Omas_1.1, whole genome shotgun sequence:
- the LOC135555614 gene encoding KN motif and ankyrin repeat domain-containing protein 2-like — MAQVLHMDPSFPGGKLTPSAPPSLHGKEQEAPYSVETPYGYRLDLDFLKYVNDIEKGNTIKKVPGQRRPRYGSLPRGYGYTGSWWTSTESLCSNTSQDSRQSSFSYCAPGYHPHNSHSQRPSFSTARVEKTLLDARRKLEEEKEGGPRRFSSTLGSMHNSMAGSTTSLSSAHSYNRTHGGGTGSFTPMSSGLSTPVSPTPAHLQHVREQMAVALRKIRELEEQVKTIPVLQVKISVLQEEKRQLSVQLKSQKFLGHTLGFGRVGRPRGELYIDIPEEEVSSGAGATTRVAAGPLSPTTPTTPEDSRPQADSGCEIEDTVIVGGARPAGQREVRTIGVGPEEARGSQQVDVGIGVQEQDLGLVPETEALKSQVGQLKGQLKSTMQELQAAQQQVQAAKRERQAQAPQANHSVRATSLSWQEQQGHSLQTVVSFTQQPHHRAQRSVGIQVYTLEQPATVVGVGTLLRAEGCSSTSLPPGGTVLEGTHRGHAQALGPEDAAVELPIAISSKQVREVLRSELSTSVPVTSPAIAIDTIGNQMALLHLKEGETPQHTAINTVQSQEDPSKPAAAASPQTALRSIMKRKAEGEPGSPSTKKNLQFTGVNGGYESTSSDDSSSESSEESDASEYHETTEKLPEAPESAAGRHQQAAAVPVSSTRPEHVTPLPATTVQPPACEPASEQSTSQSATVSIGLQQVATLSPALNTAVQQCASDSAPTETTYPSPANDYVRQGSIVQSSVPDPIPQECTSINTSTEPTTPEQCTVQSAATCSAPPKPPRCQPEATNPEVKQGVTQSNTTDVTVQLDAIKSQTTDLAPQHWATQSSATEQSSQQRRVQSPASTPTPGNAPSATGAANQETSLEFSESLMASLHALQKALGEPNAFSQQAARTAYTTVLQEWLRVSCHKAADTAMVRAYMDTFSSVSPQLLKFVVNMADGNGNTALHYTVSHSNFPVVKLLLDTGLCNADKQNKAGYTAIMLTALAAFHSDSDLHTVLQLLRTGDVNAKASQAGQTALMLAVSHGRGDMVRALLSCGAQVNIRDDDGSTALMCACEHGHVDIVRQLLSVPGCDVTLTDNDGSSALSIALEASQNDIAVLLYAHLNFAKPPSPVSPKSPLLGSSPPSGETK, encoded by the exons ATGGCTCAGGTGCTGCACATGGACCCCAGCTTCCCAGGAG GGAAGCTTACCCCGTCCGCTCCCCCCTCCCTGCACGGGAAGGAGCAGGAGGCGCCCTACTCTGTGGAGACCCCCTACGGCTACCGTCTGGACCTAGACTTCCTCAAGTATGTCAACGACATTGAGAAGGGAAACACCATCAAGAAGGTCCCCGGTCAGCGCCGGCCCCGCTACGGGTCACTCCCCCGGGGGTACGGCTACACAGGCTCCTGGTGGACCTCCACAGAGTCCCTGTGCTCCAACACCAGCCAGGACAGTCGCCAATCATCCTTCTCCTACTGCGCCCCGGGCTATCACCCACACAACTCCCACTCCCAGAGGCCCAGCTTCAGCACGGCCCGGGTGGAGAAGACCCTGCTGGACGCCCGCAGGAAgttggaggaagagaaagaagggggCCCCAGGAGGTTCTCCAGCACACTTGGTAGCATGCACAACAGCATGGCCGGATCCACCACCTCCCTGAGCAGTGCCCACAGCTACAACCGCACCCATGGAGGAGGAACGGGCTCCTTCACCCCCATGAGCTCCGGCCTGTCCACGCCCGTGTCGCCCACCCCGGCCCACCTGCAGCATGTAAGAGAGCAGATGGCGGTGGCTCTGAGGAAGATCCGggagctggaggagcaggtgaAGACCATCCCCGTGCTACAGGTGAAGATCTCTGTGCtgcaggaggagaagaggcagCTAAGCGTCCAGCTGAAGAGCCAGAAGTTTCTGGGACACACCCTTGGCTTCGGCAGAGTGGGCCGGCCCCGAGGGGAGCTCTACATCGACATCCCAGAGGAGGAGGTGAGCTCTGGAGCTGGAGCCACCACCAGGGTTGCAGCAGGGCCTCTgtcccccaccacccccaccacccctgAGGACTCCAGGCCGCAGGCAGACTCAGGCTGTGAGATTGAGGACACAGTGATAGTGGGTGGAGCGCGGCCGGCTGGGCAGAGGGAAGTGCGTACCATTGGGGTGGGACCAGAGGAGGCGAGGGGCAGCCAGCAGGTGGATGTGGGCATTGGGGTGCAGGAGCAGGACCTGGGGCTGGTGCCGGAGACAGAGGCCCTGAAGAGCCAGGTGGGCCAGCTGAAGGGCCAGCTGAAGAGTACGATGCAGGAGCTGCAGGCTGCCCAGCAGCAGGTGCAGGCAGCTAAGAGGGAGAGGCAGGCTCAGGCCCCCCAGGCAAACCACTCGGTCAGGGCCACCAGTCTGAGCTGGCAGGAGCAGCAGGGACACAGCCTGCAAACGGTAGTCAGCTTTACCCAGCAGCCCCATCACCGGGCACAGAGGTCTGTGGGAATCCAGGTGTACACGCTGGAGCAACCAGCCACTGTGGTGGGGGTGGGCACGTTGCTCCGAGCAGAGGGGTGCagttccacctccctccctccaggtggtACAGTCCTGGAGGGAACCCACAGAGGACATGCACAGGCCCTGGGCCCAGAGG ATGCAGCTGTTGAACTGCCCATCGCCATCTCCTCCAAACAGGTCCGAGAGGTCCTAAGAAGTGAGCTGTCCACCTCTGTGCCTGTCACTAGTCCTGCCATCGCCATTGATACCATTGGTAATCAGATGGCTTTGCTGCatctgaaggaaggagagacacCCCAGCACACTGCCATAAACACTGTCCAGTCTCAAGAAGACCCATCAAAGCCAG CTGCAGCAGCCTCTCCCCAGACCGCCCTGAGGTCCATTATGAAACGTAAGGCAGAAGGAGAACCTGGCTCTCCATCCACCAAGAAGAACCTGCAGTTCACTGGAGTCAATGGAGG GTATGAGTCCACCTCGTCAGACGACAGTAGCAGTGAGAGTTCAGAGGAGAGTGATGCCAGTGAATATCATGAGACCACAGAGAAACTCCCAGAAGCACCAGAGTCTGCAGCGGGACGGCACCAGCAAGCAGCAGCAGTCCCAGTCTCCTCCACAAGGCCAGAGCATGTCACTCCGCTCCCAGCCACCACCGTCCAACCCCCAGCCTGCGAACCTGCCTCTGAGCAGAGCACCAGCCAATCAGCAACCGTAAGCATAGGACTGCAGCAAGTAGCCACCTTATCACCAGCCTTGAACACTGCCGTGCAACAATGTGCCTCTGACTCTGCTCCCACTGAGACGACCTACCCGTCTCCAGCCAATGACTATGTCCGTCAGGGGAGTATTGTCCAATCATCGGTCCCAGACCCCATCCCTCAGGAGTGTACCTCCATAAATACTAGCACTGAACCCACTACACCTGAGCAGTGCACCGTGCAATCAGCTGCTACCTGTTCTGCACCCCCCAAGCCACCCAGATGCCAACCAGAAGCCACTAACCCGGAAGTAAAGCAGGGTGTCACCCAATCAAATACCACTGATGTCACCGTTCAGCTCGATGCCATCAAATCACAAACTACTGACCTCGCCCCTCAGCATTGGGCCACCCAATCATCAGCTACTGAACAAAGCTCCCAGCAGAGGAGAGTCCAGTCACCAGCCTCGACACCAACACCTGGAAACGCCCCAAGTGCTACTGGAGCAGCCAATCAAGAAACCAG CCTGGAGTTCAGTGAGAGCCTGATGGCATCTCTCCATGCCCTGCAGAAAGCCCTGGGTGAACCCAATGCGTTCAGCCAGCAAGCAGCA AGGACAGCCTACACCACGGTGCTCCAGGAGTGGCTTCGTGTGTCCTGTCACAAGGCAGCTGACACTGCCATGGTCAGGGCCTATATGGATACCTTCTCCTCCGTCTCCCCACAGCTGCTGAAGTTTGTGGTCAATATGGCCGACGGCAACGGCAACACGGCCCTGCACTACACAGTCTCCCACTCCAACTTCCCTGTGGTCAAGCTGTTGCTGGACACTG gCCTGTGCAACGCTGACAAGCAGAACAAGGCCGGGTACACAGCCATCatgctgacagctctggctgccttCCACTCTGACAGTGACCTTCACACGGTCCTGCAGTTGCTGCGCACAGGGGACGTGAACGCCAAAGCCAGCCAG GCGGGTCAGACGGCGTTGATGCTGGCAGTGAGTCACGGGCGAGGGGACATGGTACGGGCGCTGCTCTCCTGCGGGGCACAGGTCAACATCCGCGACGACGACGGCTCCACGGCTCTCATGTGTGCCTGCGAGCACGGCCACGTCGACATCGTGCGTCAGCTGCTGTCTGTGCCAGGCTGTGATGTCACCCTCACTGATAAC gatgGCAGTTCAGCCCTGTCCATAGCCCTGGAGGCCAGTCAGAATGACATCGCTGTGCTTCTCTACGCTCACCTCAACTTCGCCAAGCCTCCTTCCCCT GTATCACCAAAGTCTCCTCTTTTGGGATCCTCTCCCCCCTCTGGTGAAACAAAGTGA